The following is a genomic window from Sutcliffiella horikoshii.
TGAAAGATTAATGACGGATTACAAAAGTGGAACTAATACATTTAATCAATCAGGAGAATATTTATTTGGCGTGTTCAATGATGAAGGCGTGCTAATTGCCATTGGTGGTTTAAATAATGACCCATATACTATAGACCAATGCATTGGTAGGATGAGAAGGTTTTATGTTAGTAAAGAGTATAGAAGACATGGAGTGGGTAGCCTCTTGGCTCAAAAGTTAATAGCCGAAGCAAAGAAACATTATAAAATTTTAGTGCTTCATACTGACACGGAACAAGGTAACGATTTTTATACTTCTTTAGGATTCTCAAAGGACAGTTGTTTTCCAAAATCAAGCCACTATATGAAGTTATAAATTATAAATTGTAAAATGAACCAAATAAAAAAAGCATGAATATTTTTATACCTGAAACTAAATATTAAACTAAAAACTA
Proteins encoded in this region:
- a CDS encoding GNAT family N-acetyltransferase — protein: MEKYEVHQIHNVLNFDLNKLVEQSKEDGFRFVERLMTDYKSGTNTFNQSGEYLFGVFNDEGVLIAIGGLNNDPYTIDQCIGRMRRFYVSKEYRRHGVGSLLAQKLIAEAKKHYKILVLHTDTEQGNDFYTSLGFSKDSCFPKSSHYMKL